Part of the Garra rufa chromosome 8, GarRuf1.0, whole genome shotgun sequence genome, tatactatatagtaaaatgcacgtgaacagtagcctaatgtttgattagttcatcagtaatactcaggaaataatagatattgaatggatgtttgaacttatttgcacattttttgtcttttatcctcattccaaattatcagaaaagaggataccaacaatataacaggaaaaagtactaaattattactattctatatagtaaaatgcatgtgaacagtagccaactgtttgatcagttcataataatattcaggaaataataaatattgaatggatgtttgaagttatttgctcatttttttgtcttttatccttatttcaaatgatcagaaagaggaaaccaacaagaaaacaagaaaaagtactaaattattactatattactattcaatgtagtaataaaatgcatgtgaacagtagccaactgtttgatcatttcacaagtaatattcaggaaataaaagataataaatggatgtttgaacttatttgcatgtttttatttttttgtatcctcattccaaatgatcaaaaaagagaacaccaacaacaaaacaaaaatattacatattacactactatatagtagtaaaatgatcaaatggatgagaatagaggaaaccaacaataaaacagaagaaattactaaattattagaatattactatacccctgtgtacactatgaccacattcacccctgccacccccattccttttgggcaaagggacgaaatgatcgctggttatgctttgtaaacactttctcgtcttgcgcggcggcaccactgcgaggcaaagatgtaccgggagacgcgcgtctattagacggccgatcgtcacttccaaaaggcaaacattccccttcagagtgagaatcggcaaataacatttgcaacatttgtttgtgctttatttgtttgtgcttcatgaacaatctcgtcttacacagcagcacaactgctccgcaaagatgtaccgcgagatgcgcgtctattagacggccgatcgtcatttccaaaagacaaatattcccctttagagtcacaatcagcaaataacatttgcaacacatcttcacggtacaactttttatcagccgtttggtgcttttctcctcacaaatctgacaatttactctatttacgctatgaactgtactgcttccgcatcaatgaagatcgctcactttctctatgatttcctccaatactttgaacaggaacaagacgtaattttggtctagaatcaaagtactacatgtctgccatctagtggttaggaatacaaatgagaaattacaccGTATTAGGAACTACAGTCTATTTCAATGGGTATGACGTCTTGTAGCAATTCTGCGACTTTGGCGCTTAGAGGGTTAATTGTTTGTTATTATACAGGAGGCAACACAGACATTCAAGTGGGCACATCCTGGTTCTCTACAACTGCAGCTCACTGATCTGCAAGCAGATGTTGCACTTGGGGAGCATTTTGAAGCAAGTGACCCTGCTACTTTCTGGCAACAAATTGTGCCTGAGGCTGCTTACCCTGATCTTACCACGGTAGCCCTGCACACCTTGACCATGTTTGGATCGACTTATAACTGTGAGTCAGCATTCTCCGTCatgaacaatataaaaaaaacaagcacCGATCCAGGCTGACCAACGAACATCTTCACATGTGTATGAGAATGGCACTAACCACATTCAAACCCAGATTCAAGCTGCTGACAGAGCAGTCACACGCACATTTCTctcactaagaaaaaaaaatctgaacctCAAAAAGAATGTAAAAACTGACTGTTAAAGAGAGTGCATATGTTTTAAAGGCTTGTTTTTGTTATATGTTACCAAGAAGCTTCTTCCATTATTACTTGAAATTAAGCTTTAATTGGCACGTTATGTTTATTGAAAAGTTGGCATCAAATGCCTCTttagctgtttaaaaaaaattactattgtTGTTTAAACTGTGTTAGGACAGTAGAgaagagaataagaaaaaaaaaaaaaaaaaacatgttttgcacTTTTTCAAGACAAATCACTTTTGATTTTATTATAaagaaatatttacatttgttggAATACAGGCCTGAAGTTTGTATTAAACAATACAAACATGGCAAAGAAAAAACAACTGTAATGACCCCAACCAGGTGATGCACAGAGCTGTGGTAATCTTCCAAGCAGAGCCCATAGGGTCCCAAAATACTCTTAGGTTTTGGGTGGGGTTCGGGTTAATGTTTAATGAATAACTTCAGGTTCAGGCATATAAAACCATATGCAGTAGGATATTCTCACACAGAGAAACTTATTAATAAAATAGCATCAATACAGGCTCGCAACAATTATATTTCTCAGCAATGAATAGTTAAAATTGCTGTAATTAAACATCATTGTAGTGGAAAAGATGCACAAACACTGGTCATGTGGTcaggaccagtttaggaccagctaaggaccatcttaaaccagctaaaatcagcatcCCAGCATAAAAATCTACCCAACAAGCACATGCAGTTTTACCATAACTGGTAAGGTTTTGCTTTGTGTTGAATGGGTCAGGTCAGACCATCTCGAGCATGGGTCATGTTGGATGTGAAGACTTCCAACTAGGATACAGGGTTACTCAGTTGACCCTAACCCTTTTGGGCGGGTACATCTTGGCTAGCCAATTGGTTGGACCAGATCTTTCTAATCTCCCTTCTTAGGGAATTCAAAGcaaaaaaggaaaacattttaTGTTCGTTTTGCGATCTTGCTAGTTTCCAGTATGAATAAAATTTCTCTTGTTAGTGAGATGGTGTTGCATGCCGATGATCCAGAGAGGCACATTGAGGACATGTCTTGATTAAGCACTGGTCCGACAGTGGAAACACAACCTAATATTGGGCTAGGTGCTACTGGTCCGAGGTTATTTGCCCCACCAGCCCATTGAAAGCACTGGCTCACACTGGCGTTCCAGTGGAGAAGGAGCTATTGGACCCGTAGACTCGACCTACTCATCCTGCCAGTCCAAGTCCAGGCCAAGGAAAGAGTTTCTTATTACTCCAGAGAAATATTTTAATTGTGTGTCGATGCTGATATCCTGCAGTGCCTTGAAGAGGATGACATCCTTGTCCTCTCCGTTCACCTTCAGCACAGAGTGAACAGGCTCCAGGTTAGGCCTCTTATAACAATATCTAATTCTTCTGCCAACCGTGTCAGTGTTGGGGTGACATGCACAGGGGACGGTCTGAGCATCAATGCATAGGTCTCTCGGTCCAGCTTTGAAGAAGAACAGGTACTTGGCCTCATCTTTAAGACCCTTCATCATTGCCATCCCTTCGGCCGCTCTGATTACCTTTCCGTGGTAGTCGCACACAATCTCACCTTTAGAAAACGGTCGGGTTGCAACCACTCCTATAATCAAGAgaacattacattttaagatgAAAAACACTACCCAATACACAATACATACAGGCAAACTATCTTAGCTTGGTGCAGCCAACAgttgttgaaatattttaagtgtTGGTATTTTCTCCCCattcaagaagaaaaaaaaaaaaaaaaaaaaagaaagggttTCTTACCTAGCCCATCCTCATCACCAAAGTCCTTAATAGCCAGGCCTGTCCAGCCCTGCTCAGACACACATTTTATTATAACCTCATCTGTTTCAATGGTGCCTGTGGGAGCTGGTTTCCACAGCCGTTCGATGTCCTCTGGCTTTGGATAGTTGCCCTTCCATCCCTCCTGCGCAATCAGCCTTGACACCTTTGCGGCAGATGGCATGCGGTGTGCAAAGTGTGCTGAAACGAAGAATGAAAAAACAGAGTTAATGGCCTAGTTTGTGTCGAGGTAATGAGTGTCTGTTGTATTAATGCATTGGAGACTCACACAGCAGATATTTCTCTCTCCGGCTGTACTGAGAAGCTCTCCACCGGTAATAAAAGACACGGTCTTCAGGAAACCCTGAAGCAACCCGCTGATTTTTGGTCGGTGGATGGCCCTCCAGCGAAATCGGAAACTTGTCCACAAAGGCCGAGAAGTCTTTCAGTGAAGTGTACTGCTCTGCGCTGGTTCCAGCTGTACTCAGTTCAGCTAAGAAAGTGTCATCATCTGAAGTGCTGTGTAAGTGAGGAAAACAAGGTTAGATGAATAAAGAATGAGAACAACTTGCTAAACAGATGTGTTATATTCTTGTCGGATGAAGAGACCTACCCTTCCAAGGAGTCCAGCAGCACAGCTGCGTCCACGATATCCTGAGGCTTTCTGTCGTGCTGCTGGACCGCAACATGGGCCAGATAATGGTGTACGGCCTCCTGTTGGTGCGGGAGGAGCTTTTTTGCAGCTTCCCCAACTGCCCTCCGTACATCCTGACTCCTGAAAGGGGCCAGCTTATACCTGCAATAAGACAAGATTGCATGAAATGTTAACTGTGATAAGGCCACGACTGACCAGGTATAATGTAGTGTATCTGTTTACACACTTTCACATGGATCTGTATAGGTACATACATTTCATGGAGGCGTATCATGTCTTTTGAGACGTTGCAAACCGTCTCGCCGGATGTTGAAGCAAAAAAACCTTGGCAGAATTTTTGGAGCCCAATGTTGTTAGGCCTGATCTGCTTGTAATACAGCTGAAAGCACTGTGGGAAATGACCAAAGAGTTACTGAATGTAAAACACCAGGGGTATGCAATGTACCCTTTGAGTCTCACTGACTTACAGTTTCCTCCTCTTGTGTCAAGGCGAACTGCATACTTGTAGTTTTTCCCTTCCTTACGGATATCACCACCCTGCCACCTTGTGCAATCCTCTCCACCCAGTCTGTATCCTGCGACATTGAAAAGGTTAATTTTACTTTTACACACATGTTCAACAACTACAGCATACCATGAGTACAAACAGACTAAAGTAGATGAACCAATTCTTGCTATCAATGAACCATTAACAACAACTTTTTCCTCAAACAGCTAGTTAGTAAGGTGGTGGTTAATTTTAGGTATTGGGTATGATTAGGAATGTAGAGTATGGTCAAGCGGAACACATGCTATGCAAGTACTAATAAATAGTCAATATGTTAGTAGTACGCATGCTTATAAGCAACTAGTAACTATTGAGAAATAGTCTCTGtaatacaccgcgttccaaattattatgcaaatgatatctttctctggttttcataattagtcaatgcaaatgacagtcagtataatttttaagtcatcaaccattagggtataattcgaattttattgaacaaacctcctaatggtaacagtatttatttcaaaaataaaaaactgaaaaatgcactgttccacattattatgcacaacagagttaaaacattgtataggttgtaaagaactgaaaatgggcatttgctgaatttgcagcattaggtggtcatatttactgaaatcaaaagctatttcaatcaaaaacatcctaactgggcaagttacatcttaccataggaccccttctttgatatcgctatcacaattcttgcatccattgaatttgtgagtttttggagagtttctgattgaatttgtttgcaggatgccagaatagcctcccagagctgctgttttgatgtgaactgcctcccaccctcatagatcttttgcttgaggatgctccaaaggttctcaatctggttgaggtcaggggaggatggtggccacaccatgagtttctcatcttttatgcagatagcagccaatgacacagaggtattatttgcagcatgagatggtgcattgtcatgcatgaagatgattttgctacggaaggcacagttcttctttttgtaccatgaaagaaagtggtaagtcaaaaactcgacatactttgccgaggtcattttaataccttcagggatcctaaaggggccaaccagctctctccctatgattccggccaaaaacgccacctccttgttgtggtcgcagccttgttgggacatgttccatccactactccatctatctggaccatccaaagatgcacgacactcatcagtaaacaagactgtttgaaaatgagtcttcatgtatgtctgggcccactgcaaccgtttctgcttgtgagcattggttaggagtggccaattagtaggtttatgcacaactgcaagcctctggaggatcctacaccttgatgttcgcgagactccagaggcaccagcaggttcaaaaacctgtttgctactttgtaatggaattttagtagctgctctcttaatctgatgaatttgtctggcagaaaccttcctcattctgcctttacctgcacgaacctgtctgtgctctgaatcagcctcaaatctcttcccagtacaatgatcacgcttacgttttcgtgaaatatctaatgttttcataccttgtccaaagcattgcactatttggcgcttttcggcagcagagagacccttttctttcccataattgcttgaaacctgtggcctgcttaataatgtggaacatccttcttaagtacttttcctttaattgggctcatttggcaaactatttatcacaggtgtctgagattcatttcagtgatccaaagagccatgagacacaataccatctatgagtttaattgaaaaacaaaaaactgtgtgtttatgacacttacatacaatttgcataataatttggaacgcggtgtaaagTGTTACAGATGAACTTACTGTGAAGCCTTCCACAACTCCTGGGCGCTGCATGTGACGGAAGACCAAGATCGCCTCGCAGTAATAGCGGTACAGCGTTTTCTCTTTATTTGAGACCTCTTTCCCCATCAGCAGATTCGAATGGATCCTGAGGAAGTCTGGCTTTGCTTTTCTCAAAATCCTCTGGCAATCTTTAATGCAGTGAGTGCCATCAACAAACGGTCTGTGTTTGAAATAATCACAACAAACAGGTCAGGTTATTAAAGACATCGCCCTTGTGATAATGTAAGGAAACAACAGTGACATTAGCACTAAAAGGGAAACATGCCGAATGAACATTTCAACCATTAACCTCGTCTCACACGTCTTGTGATTATGGGTCTTGTATACTCTCTTCCTCAGTCTGTTCAGCAGGTCAGCGTAACGCTGACAGTTGGTCGGGAGCCGTGGGTCTCTTCTTCTCAGATCCAGCCTCGCCGTCAAGTACTCCAAGAACCTTTTAATGCTCTTGACGTAACTGAGGATGGTGGCTGGACTCAAGTCAGCTCGCTGCAGGGCTGTCAGAAAGTCCTGGGTCTCTGCGGTTTTTGAAAGGAAGTCCAGAGATGGCTCTCTCCCGGTGGGCTGCATGTACCGAAGAAAACGGGACACGTTGTGAACCTTCAAAGTAAGGTGGTGAGAAAGACATATCAGCATTAAGATCATGAAAGGAAGAACACCTTTCTGAATTGGAAAAATTGAAAAGAGATCTTACCTTTTCTTGCCAGTTGGGGAGCCTCCGCGACACTGTCAGGTATTTTTTAAAGCCCACTAGGAGCTTTGCCTGAGCAGGGAACTTGTCATGTAGACCTGCCTTTTTCAACTTTGTCCTCATAGAAGGAGGACAGGTTTGAGGATCTCCGTTGGATGTGTCAGTTGTGTCAATGGTGGCAGGATCAACAGTGGCCGAGTCTCCTTCAGGGTCTAAGACCATTTCAGACTCCTCTGGCTGGTTCCTGATGAAAAAACCACGGCGGAGAAACTCCTTCAACATAGTGATCCGAGAGCGTCTGTCCGGCAGCAGCTCACAGAGCCGGTTGTAACTCCAGGTCCTGTTGTTGCGGATCCACTCTCTGCTGGAAGCCCTGGCCTTCTGCACCTCGTCCGCTCTTTCTTCTGGTGTGCTGTTTTTCATGCATACCCTGGCCAGGTGAATGGGGAGGTTCTCCTGCGGCTTGTGGCAATGCAAGCAGTGCACAATGTTGCCATCACAGGacctttgagagaaaaaaaaaaaaaaaaaaaaaaaaaaaagacattatataAAGaaacgttacttaaaaaaaaactaaatcggCAACAGCAGAACAGGCCTACCGTATTAGCATAAAATGGgtcttaaagggttactccaccccaaaatgttGTCTTTAAATCACTTAAAAACTACTTACAGTTTCGgagcacaatttaagatatttacagtgccttgcaaaagtttttttttttccttcacattttgttgttttttccccccacatcaatctacatctcatgcatcataatgacaaaggacaaaacatgtttgtaacaaatttgcaaaattattagaaataaaaaactgaaaagatccctttGCAGAAGTAGgctattcatacccttttctgggacactcaattGATCTCAGAAgcatcatattgcttctagatgttactacttggagtggagttaaactgtggcacattcatttgaatgagtctgatttagaaagacacacacctctcagaaaaggtctaacagctgaaaatgcatttcagagCAAAAACCTGAGGTcgagataactgcctgtagagctcagtgacagacttgtgttaaggcgatgatctagggaagaattcagaaacaaatctgctgcattgaaggttgacagaagcattatcagggctctagagtgcgacctaatttctcaatggtgcgactaaaaaaaaaaaaagttgcaccggtgcgaccagccgttcgagagaaaaaaaaaacaaaaaaaaaaaactccgtGGCACGATTGTCCaccctccccactccccctctgacctgcactcacataggttttcagcattcgtgccggagcacgcttacgtcattatattgcgatggtttcaggataaacaggaagagcaacgctctcgctgaacgcgaaatagtttactttgtggataattattttaaatcgtttggtccgcggtggtccacagccctctcacagcctattgttaaacaggtctatcACCTTTGTGGCACGAAAATGTTCGCGCAATCGTGCTGCTCGTATGAGGAGGCTTGCGAGGTACCAGCTGAaggtccaactgaaccgtgctctggcccacctcttccaagcgggtcAGAGAcggctaaacgagccgcgcccgggaacggttcggagcactcacactagtcaaacgaaccgcgctttggtggtcagaCGCACTCGGGCATgattcaaactgcctagtgtgagtacacatttgcctttcttgtagaattgtgcttcaaataaagaactttatattgatcagattgttagttaatcatttacaagtcgatattgcctatatggacagcgatttaaaaaacaaaacaaacaaataaataaaaagtgaacTTGAAAAACTGCGAtgttaaatgtgatgcggttgaaaatttgggtgcacctaacttttgtgctggtgcacctaagaaaaaaaagttaggcgcaccagtgcaaccagtgcaaaaagttagtctagagccctgattATCCagaatggaagacgattggaacaactaggactcacTACATAGTGGACAATATTTCAGTAGGTAAATATAAGAGGCCTACATGAaaagtcatttagatgtgccacACTTCCTGCTGCTAGCTGGTGGcgttatgactataactgaatattgaaaTGTAGATGTCAGGACAAGACTTTTATAAAGCATTTAATGTTTGGTCCAGATCGAacatggtatgtttgagttagagTAAGGCATCACATGCCCCCGAAGGAAATGGTTAAAACTACACAAAAATCACCGATAAAATTTAAACTCTGACTTCCTGTTGCATTTAGGGCTTCACTCCAAGATATTTTTTGTAGTTACTTGGATTTAGATGCATGTACAAAAATTTGTGCATCTAAAATGTTGTATATATGCACTAATTCAGATTCAAACACCGTAACCTAACCTCTGACCTTAACGGTTTATTCTTACATTAGTTCCAATGTTGGGGAGTAACAGGTTACATATAATCAAATTACATAacttaattacaaaattaatgaaattgcaatcagttactgagaaaaaaaaaaggcgtAATTAAATAAGTTACTCATGAAAATGTTAACGATTGCAAGGGGAGTTACACACACTTAAATGATTTATATTAGAATCGCACTGATCGCTCTAACataagagacaccaatgtttcaagAGTTCAGTTGACAATTGCTTACTTAATTTTCTATTtaggtttatatatttatacttcattttaaagagtaaaagtaaaaaaaattcacaagGAATTGAtagatgccagtgtttcctgtcatgAAAATGCAATGATTTGCTTTCAAAAACTTTATTAAACCAATTTTCTATTACggttttaaatctgtatttaaccaAAGAACGATCTCGGAGTTAAAACAGGTGTTAAAGTTTGATTATGTGGcagctgtgctttaaaattacattattataatcttaattcaagcgATGAAAGGCTTTTGACCGTAATCAGTATTGAGTACTTCTGTAACCTTAACTCTGAGAAAaactttagaaaagtaatcaaatgtaatcagttacaatctaatacatttccaaagtaacctttgCAACCCTATTAAGTTCTACAATTACTGAAAACATAAGGAGACAGCAGGAACACAAGCCTTACCTCTTCATTTGTTGTTGTTCAATCATTGTCACAGCAATCAAAGCTTCTGGAGGAGCATCTGCCTCTTCTGCTTCCTCTAGGGTTTGATCAGAACATCATTACATCGGTTTCTCGAAGATATTGAAACAATAGATATTAAAACCTCTTTCTGCAAAACATCT contains:
- the LOC141340373 gene encoding uncharacterized protein, whose amino-acid sequence is MIEQQQMKRSCDGNIVHCLHCHKPQENLPIHLARVCMKNSTPEERADEVQKARASSREWIRNNRTWSYNRLCELLPDRRSRITMLKEFLRRGFFIRNQPEESEMVLDPEGDSATVDPATIDTTDTSNGDPQTCPPSMRTKLKKAGLHDKFPAQAKLLVGFKKYLTVSRRLPNWQEKVHNVSRFLRYMQPTGREPSLDFLSKTAETQDFLTALQRADLSPATILSYVKSIKRFLEYLTARLDLRRRDPRLPTNCQRYADLLNRLRKRVYKTHNHKTCETRPFVDGTHCIKDCQRILRKAKPDFLRIHSNLLMGKEVSNKEKTLYRYYCEAILVFRHMQRPGVVEGFTDTDWVERIAQGGRVVISVRKGKTTSMQFALTQEEETCFQLYYKQIRPNNIGLQKFCQGFFASTSGETVCNVSKDMIRLHEMYKLAPFRSQDVRRAVGEAAKKLLPHQQEAVHHYLAHVAVQQHDRKPQDIVDAAVLLDSLEGTSDDDTFLAELSTAGTSAEQYTSLKDFSAFVDKFPISLEGHPPTKNQRVASGFPEDRVFYYRWRASQYSRREKYLLSHFAHRMPSAAKVSRLIAQEGWKGNYPKPEDIERLWKPAPTGTIETDEVIIKCVSEQGWTGLAIKDFGDEDGLGVVATRPFSKGEIVCDYHGKVIRAAEGMAMMKGLKDEAKYLFFFKAGPRDLCIDAQTVPCACHPNTDTVGRRIRYCYKRPNLEPVHSVLKVNGEDKDVILFKALQDISIDTQLKYFSGVIRNSFLGLDLDWQDE